One genomic segment of Chitinophaga parva includes these proteins:
- a CDS encoding MDR family MFS transporter has product MQQESLVEYGFRRVIITITAVLCALLEIVDTTIVNVALNNIKGNMGATLTEVSWVVTAYAIGNVIVVPLTSWLSQQFGRRNYFAASIVLFTICSFLCGNAHTMPELVLFRFLQGVGGGALLVTSQTLITEAYPPEKRGMAQAIYGMGVIVGPTLGPPLGGFIVDNYDWPYIFYINIPLGVIATLFTLEFVKSPKYGAKTAIKDVDWWGIVWLAMFVGSLQFVLERGQDEDWFSSELIVIFSILSFFGFFFFLWREMTFRNPIVNLKVLGNGNLRIGTILSFILGFGLYGSTFIIPLYTQATLGWTAQQSGLLMLPASLVTAFMMPVVGQLLQRGAKQQYMVAFGMLTFFVYSFWGYKIITPDTGADAFFWMLVVRGLGLAFLFIPITMLSLSTLKGKQIGEGAAFTGMMRQLGGSFGVALITTYIARDTQAHRVNLLSHVTVDNAAAAARINGGQANFIAHGSAVNTAFLKSLESIEYAVMKQATVMSYMDVFLYLGIMFLICIPFVLMVKASAGAKVDASNMH; this is encoded by the coding sequence ATGCAACAAGAATCATTGGTAGAATACGGCTTCCGCCGCGTGATCATCACGATCACGGCCGTATTGTGCGCACTGTTAGAGATCGTGGATACGACCATTGTAAACGTTGCGCTCAATAATATCAAGGGTAACATGGGAGCTACGCTCACCGAAGTAAGCTGGGTGGTAACCGCCTATGCTATCGGTAACGTGATCGTGGTGCCGCTCACCAGCTGGCTTTCCCAGCAGTTTGGCCGGCGCAATTATTTTGCGGCATCTATCGTGCTCTTTACTATTTGCTCCTTCCTTTGCGGTAACGCGCATACCATGCCGGAGCTGGTATTATTCCGCTTCCTCCAGGGGGTGGGCGGTGGTGCCTTGCTGGTAACCTCCCAAACGCTCATCACGGAAGCTTATCCGCCCGAAAAACGTGGTATGGCCCAGGCCATCTATGGGATGGGCGTGATCGTAGGCCCCACCCTGGGCCCTCCTTTGGGTGGCTTTATCGTGGATAACTACGACTGGCCTTATATATTTTACATCAACATCCCGCTGGGCGTAATTGCAACCCTGTTTACCCTGGAGTTTGTAAAGAGCCCGAAATACGGGGCCAAGACAGCGATCAAGGACGTAGACTGGTGGGGCATTGTGTGGCTGGCCATGTTTGTAGGCTCCCTCCAGTTTGTGCTGGAACGCGGGCAGGACGAAGACTGGTTCTCCTCAGAGCTCATCGTGATCTTCTCCATCTTATCGTTCTTCGGTTTCTTCTTCTTCCTGTGGCGGGAAATGACCTTCCGCAATCCCATCGTAAACCTGAAGGTATTGGGTAACGGTAACCTGCGTATTGGTACTATCCTGTCCTTTATCCTGGGTTTCGGGTTGTACGGATCTACCTTCATCATCCCGCTGTACACCCAGGCTACCCTGGGGTGGACCGCGCAGCAATCCGGCCTGCTCATGCTCCCGGCATCGCTGGTAACGGCCTTCATGATGCCCGTGGTAGGACAGTTGCTACAACGGGGTGCCAAGCAACAATACATGGTGGCCTTCGGGATGCTCACCTTTTTTGTTTACAGCTTCTGGGGCTATAAGATCATTACCCCGGATACCGGTGCAGATGCCTTTTTCTGGATGCTGGTAGTACGTGGTCTGGGCCTGGCCTTCCTGTTCATTCCCATCACCATGCTCTCCCTGTCTACCCTTAAAGGCAAGCAGATCGGGGAAGGCGCCGCCTTTACCGGTATGATGCGCCAGCTGGGTGGTTCCTTCGGGGTGGCGCTGATCACCACCTACATTGCCCGTGATACACAGGCGCACCGCGTGAACCTGCTGAGCCACGTAACAGTGGACAATGCCGCCGCCGCAGCCCGTATTAACGGGGGCCAGGCCAACTTTATAGCGCATGGTTCCGCAGTGAATACCGCCTTCCTGAAATCACTGGAAAGCATTGAATATGCGGTGATGAAGCAGGCTACCGTTATGTCTTACATGGACGTGTTCCTGTACCTAGGTATCATGTTCCTCATCTGCATTCCCTTTGTACTCATGGTGAAAGCCTCCGCGGGTGCCAAGGTAGATGCATCCAACATGCACTAA
- a CDS encoding VOC family protein has translation MQSLSPNLFVRDIHQSIAFYEQLGFEKVMSVPESTPYHWVMLASGPVTIMLQTLESLGRDLPEIQRDKTGGSLLLYIKRDEVTHFFETIKSRVTVLKGLEKTFYGATEFTIIDTDGYVLTFAADE, from the coding sequence ATGCAAAGCCTCTCCCCCAACCTGTTTGTCCGCGACATCCACCAGAGCATTGCCTTTTATGAGCAACTGGGATTTGAGAAAGTAATGAGTGTGCCAGAGTCCACGCCGTACCACTGGGTCATGCTGGCCAGCGGCCCGGTGACCATTATGCTGCAAACGCTGGAAAGCCTGGGCAGAGACCTCCCGGAAATCCAGCGGGACAAGACCGGCGGCTCCCTGTTGCTATACATTAAACGGGACGAGGTGACACATTTCTTCGAGACCATCAAAAGCAGAGTTACCGTGCTCAAAGGCCTGGAAAAAACATTTTACGGCGCTACGGAGTTCACCATCATTGATACGGATGGATATGTGCTCACGTTTGCGGCAGATGAATAA
- a CDS encoding TonB-dependent receptor codes for MNKFYAVLVVIASFFFFTPSVNAQVTTSQLTGKVVSAKGESLPGVTIIIVNTATGAKAGATTNADGRYIITNLNPGGPYNLSVTYVGYQKQDRPELNLSLGGTTMNFTLNEESTALKELVVTGKSAPRGSGTKINQEQIRNLPSANRSLQDMTRTTPQSNNNSFLGTNFRYNNVTLDGAINNDAIGFSPSLGGQTNASGQPGSSTRTNPVSLDAVQDIQVLLAPYDVKIGNFLGGSINAVTRSGTNTFHGSVYGFGRTAGFIGKNNAGDGSKEPSDFHDYQAGIRLGFPIIKNKLFFFTNEEITRRVDPVILGAGSKDIGQLMTLSDAQAITDHMKTAYGVDPGTYGNSSIYSNSNKFFNRVDWNISEKHQLAIRNNYIHSEATNLERDQQNFRFKGIDYVQTNNQNSTVAELKSRFNSVISNNLVLGYSDIHDYRTPTSNPALPQIQIAGPNGSGTIFLGTDREAAIFNMKQKTAEVTDNVTLFKGNHTWTIGTHNEFYNISYGFVNSWNGRVDYASVADFLANNPNRVRGNYNYTNNTRDYIMDNPPAKFKVNLFSLYGQDEIALTNKFRLTLGLRFDYTDIPNKQPLSDKTTGAPVDQYYGNTFTYTKPKDIRNDFMNNVQVSPRVGFNYDINGDQSAILRGGTGLFTGRIPFAWMGYAYYNNGVTYGAYDNKSSAKPFVPGTDPIRDAITDAGKGVIGEANFAAKQGVNVNDATGATQVDMIDNNFKMPQAWRSSLAFDYSTQDGWKFTVEGIYTKVIYDLKFQQVNVPDNPIYYSYDTKHQQPIWQNGGKINPKFTNAYLLSNTKEGYRYSITGQVQKSFPFGLNVMAAYTYGQAKDIANGIRNSMESNWQLNAALNPNNPGLAYSNFDIRHRIVATANYKLDWSNKHKFVSNFTLFFNTASGLPYTYGFQNATVQNTAQQVSLAYIPKKGEEQRIVPDAAQAAAFSTFIDNDKYLKTRRGQFTERNGARTPWNTSLDFRFAQDFHIQAGKVKHTITLTYDIVNLTNLLNKNWGWQYFSPNTYNSTGSVGLTALKPAYVTDPTTGAETPQYKWGKPLAPYSRDLFNSRYQMQLGLRYSF; via the coding sequence GTGAACAAGTTTTACGCAGTACTTGTAGTAATCGCAAGTTTCTTTTTCTTCACACCTTCGGTTAACGCGCAGGTAACTACTTCCCAGCTTACGGGTAAAGTAGTAAGCGCCAAGGGTGAAAGTCTTCCCGGTGTTACCATTATTATCGTAAACACCGCCACCGGGGCCAAAGCCGGCGCCACCACGAACGCTGACGGCCGTTACATTATCACCAACCTGAATCCCGGTGGTCCTTACAATCTCTCTGTAACTTATGTTGGCTACCAGAAACAGGATCGCCCTGAACTGAACCTGTCTCTCGGTGGTACCACGATGAACTTCACCCTGAATGAAGAATCTACTGCCCTGAAGGAACTGGTGGTTACCGGTAAATCCGCTCCCCGCGGTTCCGGCACCAAGATCAACCAGGAGCAGATCCGCAACCTGCCTTCTGCCAACCGCAGCCTGCAGGACATGACCCGCACTACGCCGCAAAGCAATAACAACTCCTTCCTGGGTACTAACTTCCGTTATAACAACGTAACGCTGGATGGTGCCATCAATAATGATGCTATCGGTTTCAGCCCCTCCCTGGGTGGCCAGACCAACGCTTCCGGCCAGCCGGGCAGCTCTACCCGTACCAACCCCGTATCCCTGGATGCGGTGCAGGACATCCAGGTACTGCTGGCTCCCTACGACGTGAAGATCGGTAACTTCCTGGGTGGTTCTATCAACGCCGTAACCCGTAGCGGTACCAATACCTTCCACGGTTCTGTGTATGGTTTTGGCCGTACGGCTGGTTTCATTGGTAAGAACAACGCCGGTGACGGTTCCAAAGAACCTTCTGACTTCCATGATTACCAGGCTGGTATCCGCCTCGGTTTCCCCATCATCAAGAACAAACTGTTCTTCTTCACCAATGAAGAAATCACCCGCCGCGTGGATCCCGTGATCCTGGGCGCTGGTTCCAAAGATATTGGTCAGCTGATGACGCTGTCTGACGCACAGGCCATCACGGATCACATGAAAACTGCTTACGGTGTGGATCCCGGTACTTACGGCAATTCCAGCATTTATTCCAACTCCAACAAGTTCTTTAACCGCGTTGACTGGAATATCAGTGAAAAGCACCAGCTGGCCATCCGTAACAACTATATCCACTCTGAGGCTACTAACCTGGAGCGCGACCAGCAGAACTTCCGTTTCAAAGGCATTGATTACGTGCAGACCAACAACCAGAACTCTACCGTTGCTGAACTGAAGAGCCGCTTTAACAGCGTGATCTCCAACAACCTGGTACTGGGTTATTCTGACATCCACGATTATCGCACGCCTACTTCCAACCCGGCCCTGCCCCAGATCCAGATCGCTGGCCCTAACGGTTCCGGTACCATCTTCCTGGGTACAGACCGTGAAGCGGCTATCTTCAACATGAAGCAGAAAACCGCCGAGGTGACTGATAACGTGACCCTGTTCAAAGGCAATCATACCTGGACTATCGGGACCCACAACGAATTCTACAACATCAGCTACGGTTTCGTAAACTCCTGGAACGGTCGTGTAGACTACGCTTCTGTAGCAGACTTCCTGGCTAATAACCCGAACCGTGTACGTGGTAACTATAACTACACCAACAACACCCGTGATTATATCATGGACAACCCGCCAGCCAAGTTCAAAGTGAACCTGTTCAGCCTCTATGGCCAGGACGAAATCGCCCTGACGAACAAGTTCCGCCTGACCCTGGGCCTGCGCTTCGACTACACCGATATTCCCAACAAGCAGCCGCTGAGCGACAAGACCACTGGTGCGCCTGTGGACCAGTACTATGGTAACACCTTCACTTACACCAAGCCGAAAGACATCCGCAACGATTTCATGAACAATGTGCAGGTGTCTCCCCGCGTAGGTTTCAACTACGACATCAATGGCGACCAGAGCGCTATCCTGCGTGGTGGTACCGGCCTGTTTACCGGCCGTATCCCCTTCGCCTGGATGGGTTATGCTTACTACAACAACGGTGTAACGTATGGTGCATATGACAACAAATCTTCCGCCAAGCCTTTCGTACCCGGTACAGACCCGATCCGTGATGCGATCACGGATGCTGGTAAAGGTGTGATCGGCGAAGCTAACTTTGCCGCCAAGCAAGGAGTGAATGTAAATGATGCTACCGGCGCTACGCAGGTGGATATGATCGACAACAACTTCAAAATGCCGCAGGCATGGAGAAGCAGCCTGGCCTTTGATTATAGCACCCAGGATGGCTGGAAATTCACGGTAGAAGGTATCTACACCAAAGTGATCTACGACCTGAAATTCCAACAGGTGAACGTACCCGACAACCCAATTTATTATTCTTACGATACCAAGCACCAGCAGCCGATCTGGCAGAATGGTGGTAAGATCAACCCTAAGTTTACCAACGCTTACCTGCTGAGTAACACCAAGGAAGGCTACCGCTACAGCATTACCGGCCAGGTACAGAAGTCTTTCCCCTTCGGCCTGAACGTGATGGCAGCTTACACCTATGGACAAGCAAAGGATATTGCAAACGGTATCCGCAACTCCATGGAGTCTAACTGGCAGCTGAACGCGGCCCTGAACCCGAACAACCCCGGCCTGGCTTACTCCAACTTTGACATCCGTCACCGCATTGTGGCTACCGCCAACTACAAGCTGGACTGGTCCAACAAACATAAATTCGTTTCTAACTTCACCCTGTTCTTCAACACCGCTTCCGGCCTGCCTTACACGTACGGCTTCCAGAACGCAACCGTGCAGAATACCGCACAACAGGTGAGCCTGGCTTACATCCCGAAGAAAGGCGAAGAACAACGGATCGTTCCTGATGCTGCACAGGCAGCCGCCTTCTCTACCTTTATCGACAACGATAAATACCTGAAGACCCGCCGTGGCCAGTTCACCGAACGTAATGGTGCCCGCACCCCGTGGAACACTTCCCTGGACTTCCGCTTTGCACAGGACTTCCACATCCAGGCTGGCAAGGTGAAACACACCATCACCCTGACTTACGACATCGTGAACCTGACCAACCTGCTGAACAAGAACTGGGGCTGGCAGTATTTCTCTCCCAACACCTACAACTCTACCGGCAGCGTGGGTCTGACCGCACTGAAACCCGCTTACGTTACAGATCCGACCACCGGTGCCGAAACGCCCCAGTACAAATGGGGTAAGCCGCTGGCTCCGTACTCCCGCGACCTGTTCAACAGCCGTTACCAGATGCAGCTGGGCCTGCGTTACAGCTTCTGA
- a CDS encoding dienelactone hydrolase family protein, translating into MLKMLALAALVGLTGSAAAQDLNGKEVVYHAGSATLKGYFVSAALQQKRPGVVILPAWMGPTAFSKKVADLLGTYGYNALVADIYGDGQVLSDTKTAAEKSGYYKKNYAEYQLRIKAAIDALVAQGADANNIAVIGYCFGGTGALEAARADLPVKGVVSFHGGLTRDTTRTVTPVMTRVLVLHGDADQTMTHADVENFRQEMRDSKADWQMDIYADAPHGFTEPGSKAYNEAAARRSWVAMGNFLDEIFGTQRSVPWRYTLADANAGK; encoded by the coding sequence ATGCTAAAAATGCTTGCCCTGGCCGCACTGGTGGGCCTTACCGGGAGCGCCGCCGCCCAGGACCTGAATGGTAAAGAAGTAGTATACCATGCCGGTTCCGCCACGCTGAAAGGCTATTTTGTAAGCGCCGCGCTGCAACAAAAAAGGCCAGGCGTAGTGATCCTGCCGGCGTGGATGGGCCCTACCGCCTTCTCCAAAAAAGTGGCGGACCTGCTGGGTACTTACGGCTACAACGCCCTGGTGGCAGACATTTACGGGGATGGGCAGGTGCTCTCTGATACAAAGACGGCCGCGGAGAAATCCGGTTATTACAAAAAGAATTATGCGGAATACCAGCTACGCATTAAAGCCGCCATTGATGCCCTGGTGGCGCAAGGTGCAGATGCCAATAACATTGCGGTGATCGGCTATTGCTTTGGCGGTACCGGCGCCCTGGAGGCGGCCCGTGCAGACCTGCCCGTAAAGGGAGTGGTAAGTTTTCACGGAGGCCTTACCCGCGATACCACGCGCACCGTGACCCCGGTGATGACCCGCGTGCTGGTGCTGCATGGCGATGCAGACCAGACCATGACCCATGCGGATGTGGAGAACTTCCGCCAGGAAATGCGCGACAGTAAAGCAGACTGGCAGATGGATATTTATGCGGATGCCCCGCACGGCTTCACAGAGCCGGGGTCCAAAGCATACAACGAGGCCGCTGCCCGCCGCTCCTGGGTGGCCATGGGCAACTTCCTGGATGAGATCTTTGGAACACAGCGAAGCGTGCCCTGGCGATATACACTGGCAGATGCCAATGCCGGCAAATAA
- a CDS encoding mechanosensitive ion channel family protein — MFLANEYVSWTYLILDKLNRWLVSFVRMLPNFVIAVIVLVVFFFVARLVRKITYRIVHGLAHAEALSSLFSSIAYMLVLFVGLFMALQVLQLEKTVSSLLAGAGIIGLALGFAFQDLTANFISGIFIGLRKPFEVGHVIETNGFVGNVEDIQLRSTILRTFDGLYLNIPNKEIFQKPIINHTLSTNRKIEINLVVPVAKNDPGTVISLIQDAIRSEAHLSAEKAPQVVFTDIDGTNLKLQINIWTDQPSVEALRMLRHDVVMKVTAVLKNKEML, encoded by the coding sequence ATGTTTCTTGCCAATGAATATGTAAGCTGGACCTACCTTATATTAGATAAGCTGAACCGGTGGCTGGTCAGTTTTGTGCGCATGCTGCCCAACTTTGTGATTGCCGTTATTGTACTCGTGGTTTTCTTTTTCGTGGCCCGCCTGGTCCGTAAGATCACATACAGGATCGTGCATGGGCTGGCCCATGCAGAGGCCTTGTCCAGCCTGTTTTCCAGTATCGCCTATATGCTGGTACTGTTCGTAGGCTTGTTCATGGCCCTGCAGGTATTGCAGCTGGAAAAAACGGTCAGCTCCCTGCTGGCAGGCGCCGGCATCATCGGACTGGCACTGGGCTTTGCTTTCCAGGACCTCACCGCCAATTTTATTTCCGGCATTTTCATTGGCCTGCGCAAACCATTTGAAGTAGGCCATGTCATAGAGACCAACGGCTTTGTGGGCAACGTAGAAGATATACAATTGCGCTCCACCATCCTGCGCACCTTTGACGGTCTCTACCTCAACATCCCTAACAAAGAGATCTTCCAAAAACCTATTATCAACCACACCCTCTCCACCAACCGTAAAATAGAGATCAACCTGGTGGTACCCGTTGCCAAAAATGATCCCGGCACGGTGATCTCCCTCATCCAGGATGCCATCAGGAGCGAAGCCCACCTCTCCGCTGAAAAAGCGCCACAGGTGGTCTTTACAGACATAGACGGTACCAACCTCAAACTCCAGATCAACATCTGGACAGACCAGCCCTCCGTAGAAGCCCTCCGCATGCTACGCCATGATGTGGTGATGAAAGTAACAGCGGTATTGAAGAACAAAGAAATGCTGTAA
- a CDS encoding D-glycero-alpha-D-manno-heptose-1,7-bisphosphate 7-phosphatase has translation MRKAIFLDKDGTLIYDVPYNADPEKIFLQEKLVHGLRKLQAAGYLLVVVTNQAGVAHGHFPEHHLKGVRAKIESLLYEQGIVLDGFYYCPHHPEGRMVQYAYACECRKPLPGLFLQAAREMNIDLGNSWALGDILNDVEAGNRAGCSTILINNGNETEWHTTGYGRTPDHITRSINEAASIILQPEGFHITENRWDRPSMYL, from the coding sequence ATGCGTAAAGCTATATTTCTCGATAAAGATGGTACACTGATCTATGATGTGCCTTATAATGCCGACCCGGAAAAGATCTTCCTGCAGGAAAAACTGGTGCACGGGCTCCGTAAGCTCCAGGCTGCCGGTTACCTGCTGGTGGTGGTCACAAACCAGGCCGGTGTGGCCCATGGCCATTTCCCGGAACATCATTTAAAAGGTGTACGTGCTAAGATAGAGTCCCTGCTGTATGAGCAGGGCATCGTGCTGGATGGATTTTACTACTGCCCGCACCACCCGGAAGGGCGCATGGTGCAATACGCTTACGCCTGTGAGTGTCGCAAACCCCTGCCTGGCCTGTTTTTGCAGGCAGCCAGGGAAATGAATATAGACCTGGGTAACTCCTGGGCCCTGGGCGACATCCTCAACGACGTGGAAGCAGGCAACCGTGCTGGCTGCAGTACCATCCTCATTAACAACGGGAATGAAACGGAGTGGCATACCACCGGGTATGGCCGCACACCGGATCATATTACCCGCTCCATCAACGAAGCGGCAAGCATTATTCTACAGCCCGAAGGGTTCCATATCACGGAAAACCGTTGGGACCGGCCGTCCATGTACCTGTAA